From a single Micromonospora carbonacea genomic region:
- a CDS encoding non-ribosomal peptide synthetase has translation MSVGFVGGQAQAPGLAGPGTDFETLDLVGDLRRVVGWPARAGSVSGVVSWPVGVVGSGVVVAAGLVGVLARYTGQSEVVLGLAGGGVVRVDVAGDPGFGELAGRVEAALASPAADGPGGPVLLHVVDGPVDAVGPEVVDAGVVVWVAGDGSGLRVDFAVEEFSAGWVRGFVDAVVTLVAAGVGEPGRGLSGLTLVSVVERERLLGWGRGPVREVPGAPIHELVLEWAQRSPEAVAGVAGGVVLTYGELARRSAVVAGFLRSVGVGSGDVVSLALDRSLWTLVAALGVLRAGAAYTPMDVAWPAERMRVLLADHGARVVLTVGEVASRVPCPDGVRVVALDEQWPRIEAVGPVDLPAVTVDGPAFVIYTSGSTGTPKGVVLTHEKLTNFLAWMADECAIGPDSRMLHSCTPVFDVALGEIFTALTSGATVVVCSRDELLDARRLTDLIAKEQVTHAFCPPTNLAAVDPADCPSMSCLTLAGEPVPPRMAQRWLAAGVRLINAYGPAEAAVACTWYDASTGWPGSYVPIGWPMPNRQIHIVDPHLNLVPAGAPGEILITGHGIADGYLHRPELTTQRFVTDPHTHQLAYRTGDLARWNTNGALEILGRIDHQIKINGIRIELGEIETTLEQHPDVTTAIVTRRDDNDTPRLIGYVTARDGRTPSVPALREHAAAVLPSYMVPAVIMVLDRFPVGGTGKINRNALPAPDAQRPDVGVDYAEPTTADERLVTTAFVTVLGIDRAGVHDSFFDLGGTSLQSAALAAALDEATDAVVPVSQIRRTPTPQALAAWLATAPRRPRAEAEPSGVARSGPAKPVPLTLSVAKCVWLPFELVCPTTWWVEGELNLRALMAALGDLHRRHEALHARYRRVDPPVAIIPPNPGMPQLLLLTDAPTTQDALDQLADAVQQPLDYTQGRNWRTAVIRDRSTNRTLLGIGIHHIAFDGWSHTLLVRDLTHAYTARANGHAPVWDRPAPTLRQTYDEYARLHEAADLPAQRAYWRTQLRGLPRQGDGELKVPLEQALAWGPKAGHILTVSPQVLQRWDRAAREHRFSRSSYFVAAFATALRAIHHQDDIGLLMIVAKRGSRVLDSAFTTRINSNCVRVRFAPGQDLIRHVQQTVDELMAAQDVPFSESAADPAVGLPSEVVAGLPGFAYQDNLVLPLELPGCRTEEVVEPYAREVMSGLTVEAIPRHADALLRITIRTDLLPFALAEELGDHMLRFLEAGPQVTGPAR, from the coding sequence ATGTCCGTCGGGTTCGTTGGTGGTCAGGCCCAGGCTCCGGGGCTCGCCGGCCCCGGCACCGACTTCGAGACCCTCGATCTGGTGGGTGATCTGCGGCGGGTGGTGGGGTGGCCGGCGCGGGCGGGTTCGGTGTCGGGGGTGGTGTCGTGGCCGGTGGGTGTGGTGGGTTCGGGTGTGGTGGTGGCGGCGGGGCTGGTCGGGGTGTTGGCGCGGTACACGGGTCAGTCGGAGGTGGTGCTCGGGCTGGCCGGTGGCGGTGTGGTGCGGGTGGACGTGGCCGGTGATCCGGGGTTCGGTGAGCTTGCCGGTCGGGTGGAGGCGGCGTTGGCGTCGCCGGCGGCGGATGGTCCCGGTGGTCCGGTGCTGCTGCATGTGGTGGACGGGCCGGTGGATGCGGTGGGGCCGGAGGTGGTGGATGCCGGTGTGGTGGTGTGGGTGGCCGGGGATGGTTCGGGCCTGCGGGTGGACTTCGCGGTGGAGGAGTTCTCGGCGGGGTGGGTGCGGGGGTTCGTGGATGCGGTGGTGACGTTGGTGGCGGCGGGGGTGGGTGAGCCTGGGCGGGGGTTGTCGGGGCTCACGTTGGTGTCGGTGGTGGAGCGGGAGCGGTTGTTGGGGTGGGGTCGGGGTCCGGTGCGGGAGGTGCCGGGCGCGCCGATCCACGAGTTGGTGCTGGAGTGGGCGCAGCGGTCGCCGGAGGCGGTGGCGGGGGTGGCCGGTGGTGTGGTGTTGACGTACGGGGAGTTGGCGCGCCGGTCAGCGGTGGTGGCGGGGTTTCTGCGGTCGGTGGGTGTGGGATCCGGTGATGTGGTGTCGTTGGCGTTGGATCGGAGTTTGTGGACGTTGGTGGCGGCGTTGGGGGTGTTGCGGGCGGGTGCGGCGTACACGCCGATGGATGTGGCGTGGCCGGCGGAGCGGATGCGGGTGTTGTTGGCCGATCATGGTGCGCGGGTGGTGTTGACGGTGGGTGAGGTGGCGTCGCGGGTGCCATGCCCGGATGGGGTGCGGGTGGTGGCGTTGGACGAACAGTGGCCGCGGATCGAGGCTGTCGGGCCGGTGGACCTGCCGGCGGTCACCGTGGACGGGCCGGCGTTCGTGATCTACACGTCGGGGTCGACGGGCACCCCGAAGGGTGTGGTGCTCACGCACGAGAAGCTGACGAACTTCCTGGCCTGGATGGCCGACGAGTGCGCCATCGGCCCCGACAGCAGAATGCTGCACAGCTGCACGCCCGTGTTCGACGTGGCCCTGGGCGAGATCTTCACGGCCCTCACCTCCGGCGCGACCGTCGTCGTCTGCTCCCGCGACGAGCTGCTCGACGCCCGCCGCCTCACCGACCTGATCGCCAAGGAGCAGGTGACCCACGCGTTCTGCCCGCCGACCAACCTGGCGGCCGTCGACCCGGCCGACTGCCCGAGCATGTCCTGCCTGACGCTCGCCGGGGAGCCGGTGCCGCCGCGGATGGCGCAGCGCTGGCTGGCCGCCGGGGTCCGGCTGATCAACGCGTACGGGCCGGCGGAGGCGGCCGTGGCCTGCACCTGGTACGACGCGTCGACCGGCTGGCCCGGCAGCTACGTACCCATCGGCTGGCCCATGCCCAACCGACAGATCCACATCGTCGACCCCCACCTCAACCTCGTCCCCGCCGGCGCACCAGGCGAAATCCTCATCACCGGCCACGGCATCGCCGACGGCTACCTCCACCGCCCCGAACTCACCACCCAACGATTCGTCACCGACCCCCACACCCACCAACTCGCCTACCGCACCGGCGACCTCGCCCGCTGGAACACCAACGGCGCCCTCGAAATCCTCGGCCGCATCGACCACCAAATCAAAATCAACGGCATCCGCATCGAACTCGGCGAAATCGAAACCACCCTCGAACAACACCCCGACGTCACCACCGCCATCGTCACCCGCCGCGACGACAACGACACCCCCCGACTCATCGGCTACGTCACCGCACGCGACGGACGCACGCCGTCGGTGCCGGCGCTGCGCGAGCACGCGGCGGCGGTGCTGCCCTCCTACATGGTCCCGGCCGTCATCATGGTCCTCGACCGGTTCCCCGTCGGCGGCACCGGCAAGATCAACCGCAACGCGCTGCCCGCCCCCGACGCCCAGCGCCCCGACGTCGGGGTCGACTACGCCGAGCCGACCACCGCCGACGAGCGGCTCGTCACCACGGCCTTCGTCACCGTCCTCGGCATCGACCGGGCCGGCGTCCACGACAGCTTCTTCGACCTCGGCGGGACCAGCCTCCAGTCCGCCGCCCTCGCCGCCGCCCTCGACGAGGCCACCGACGCCGTCGTGCCCGTCTCCCAGATCCGCCGCACCCCGACCCCGCAGGCGCTCGCCGCGTGGCTCGCCACCGCGCCACGCCGCCCCCGGGCGGAGGCGGAACCGTCGGGCGTCGCGCGCTCCGGGCCGGCGAAGCCGGTGCCGCTGACGCTGTCGGTCGCCAAGTGCGTCTGGCTCCCCTTCGAGCTGGTCTGCCCGACCACCTGGTGGGTGGAGGGTGAGCTCAACCTGCGGGCGTTGATGGCCGCGCTCGGCGACCTGCACCGCCGGCACGAGGCCCTGCACGCCCGCTACCGACGCGTCGACCCACCCGTGGCGATCATCCCGCCCAACCCCGGCATGCCCCAACTGCTCCTGCTCACCGACGCCCCCACCACCCAGGACGCCCTCGACCAACTCGCCGACGCCGTCCAACAACCCCTCGACTACACCCAGGGCCGCAACTGGCGCACCGCCGTCATCCGCGACCGCTCCACCAACCGCACCCTCCTCGGCATCGGCATCCACCACATCGCCTTCGACGGCTGGTCCCACACCCTCCTCGTCCGCGACCTCACCCACGCCTACACCGCCCGCGCCAACGGCCACGCACCCGTCTGGGACCGGCCCGCACCCACCCTGCGCCAGACCTACGACGAGTACGCCCGGCTCCACGAGGCCGCCGACCTACCCGCCCAACGCGCATACTGGCGCACCCAGCTCCGCGGCCTCCCCCGCCAGGGCGACGGCGAGCTGAAGGTGCCGCTGGAACAGGCCCTCGCCTGGGGCCCGAAGGCCGGGCACATCCTCACCGTCAGCCCGCAGGTCCTCCAGCGCTGGGACCGGGCGGCCAGGGAACACCGGTTCAGCCGCTCCAGCTACTTCGTCGCCGCGTTCGCCACCGCCCTGCGCGCCATCCACCACCAGGACGACATCGGCCTGCTCATGATCGTGGCGAAGCGCGGCAGCCGGGTGCTCGACTCCGCGTTCACCACCCGGATCAACTCCAACTGCGTGCGGGTGCGGTTCGCGCCCGGGCAGGACCTGATCCGGCACGTCCAGCAGACCGTCGACGAGCTGATGGCCGCCCAGGACGTCCCCTTCTCGGAGAGCGCCGCGGACCCGGCCGTCGGGCTGCCCAGCGAGGTCGTCGCCGGCCTGCCCGGCTTCGCGTACCAGGACAACCTGGTGCTCCCGCTGGAGCTGCCCGGCTGCCGCACCGAGGAGGTCGTCGAGCCGTACGCCCGGGAGGTGATGAGCGGGCTGACCGTCGAGGCGATCCCCCGCCACGCCGACGCCCTGCTGCGCATCACGATCCGCACCGACCTGCTGCCGTTCGCCCTCGCCGAGGAGCTGGGCGACCACATGCTGCGCTTCCTCGAAGCGGGGCCCCAGGTCACCGGCCCGGCGCGCTGA
- a CDS encoding DUF6194 family protein, producing the protein MTPSPPPVPAAPIPTEAELARRILALPGVTQVWADAASGAPRASWGERFFFVGPDRRRPFATIVAHDTPGFDEDSRLDRPDVHRLNVELGRAEFQRRFGYPPARFPDHRAGIDFTRQDEVLPHPVYGLHGWACVLRPGGGLLPEVDRLLAHAHARAVDRHRRAGGRPGPDGGGNLSAPGR; encoded by the coding sequence ATGACGCCGTCGCCCCCGCCCGTCCCCGCCGCCCCTATCCCGACCGAGGCCGAGCTCGCCCGGCGGATCCTCGCGCTGCCCGGCGTCACGCAGGTGTGGGCCGACGCGGCGTCGGGCGCGCCCCGGGCCAGCTGGGGCGAGCGGTTCTTCTTCGTCGGCCCCGACCGCCGCCGGCCGTTCGCCACGATCGTCGCGCACGACACACCCGGCTTCGACGAGGACTCGCGCCTCGACCGGCCGGACGTCCATCGCCTCAACGTCGAGCTGGGCCGCGCGGAGTTCCAGCGCCGGTTCGGCTACCCGCCCGCGCGCTTCCCCGACCACCGGGCCGGCATCGACTTCACCCGGCAGGACGAGGTCCTGCCCCACCCCGTCTACGGCCTGCATGGCTGGGCGTGCGTCCTGCGCCCCGGCGGCGGCCTGCTCCCGGAGGTGGACCGGCTGCTCGCCCACGCGCACGCCCGGGCGGTCGACCGGCACCGGCGGGCCGGCGGCCGCCCGGGGCCGGACGGGGGCGGAAACCTCAGCGCGCCGGGCCGGTGA
- a CDS encoding MerR family transcriptional regulator: MRRSSYRPTDLAREHGISTQTVRNYERDGVLPPARRTPSGYRAYTAVHVRALRAYLALIPAHGYATSGEIMRAVNAGDLDTALRAIDHSHARLLRDRETLDAVEAAVGLLTQPPSATRTDKRATAPSDQPAPGRPGRVAAGRPDRPLAIGGLARRIGVTPAALRKWERAGVLAPSRGTATGYRLYSADDVRDAELAHLLRRGGYRLDHIATVVRQVRDAAGTEPLAESLASWRRRLTDRGRAMLTASVRLAEHLSPPDD, from the coding sequence GTGCGCAGGAGTTCCTACCGGCCGACCGACCTCGCGCGCGAGCACGGCATCTCGACGCAGACGGTCCGCAACTACGAGCGCGACGGCGTGCTGCCCCCGGCCCGGCGCACGCCCAGCGGCTACCGCGCCTACACGGCCGTGCACGTGCGGGCGCTGCGCGCCTACCTGGCGCTGATCCCGGCGCACGGGTACGCCACCAGCGGCGAGATCATGCGCGCGGTCAACGCCGGGGACCTGGACACCGCCCTGCGCGCGATCGACCACAGCCACGCCCGCCTGCTGCGCGACCGGGAGACGCTCGACGCCGTCGAGGCGGCCGTGGGCCTGCTCACCCAGCCACCGTCGGCGACCCGAACCGACAAGCGTGCGACGGCCCCATCCGACCAGCCGGCGCCGGGCCGGCCCGGCCGGGTGGCGGCGGGCCGACCCGACCGGCCGCTGGCGATCGGCGGCCTCGCCCGCCGGATCGGCGTGACCCCGGCTGCGCTGCGCAAGTGGGAACGGGCCGGCGTCCTCGCGCCGAGCCGGGGCACGGCCACCGGCTACCGCCTCTACTCGGCCGACGACGTGCGCGACGCCGAGCTGGCCCACCTGCTCCGGCGGGGCGGCTACCGGCTGGACCACATCGCCACGGTCGTGCGGCAGGTCCGCGACGCCGCCGGCACCGAGCCGCTGGCCGAGTCCCTGGCGAGCTGGCGGCGGCGGCTCACCGACCGGGGCCGGGCCATGCTCACCGCCTCCGTGCGGCTCGCGGAGCACCTGTCCCCGCCGGACGATTGA
- a CDS encoding RibD family protein translates to MLLSCAMSIDGYIDDASDQRLLLSNEADLDRVDAVRAGCDAILVGAATVRADDPRLVIRSPQRRRERADRGLPPSPTKVTVTGSGDLDPAARFFTVGDAERVVYCATSVLARTRHRLDGLATVADGGDPVDPCRVLADLAARGVRRLMVEGGAAVHALFLGAGLADELHLVVAPFFVGDRRAPRFPGEGRFPWHPGRRAGLAEVRQIGDVVLLRYALSGRCPDA, encoded by the coding sequence GTGCTGCTCAGCTGCGCCATGTCGATCGACGGCTACATCGACGACGCCAGCGACCAGCGGCTGCTGCTGTCCAACGAGGCGGACCTGGACCGGGTCGACGCCGTGCGGGCCGGGTGCGACGCCATCCTCGTCGGCGCGGCCACCGTCCGGGCCGACGATCCGCGCCTGGTGATCCGCTCGCCGCAGCGGCGGCGGGAGCGGGCCGACCGCGGCCTGCCGCCGTCGCCGACGAAGGTCACCGTCACCGGGAGCGGCGACCTCGACCCGGCGGCGCGGTTCTTCACCGTCGGCGACGCCGAGCGGGTCGTCTACTGCGCCACGTCCGTGCTGGCGCGGACCCGGCACCGGCTCGACGGCCTGGCCACCGTCGCCGACGGCGGCGACCCGGTCGACCCCTGCCGGGTGCTGGCCGACCTGGCCGCCCGGGGGGTGCGCCGGCTCATGGTGGAGGGCGGCGCGGCCGTGCACGCCCTGTTCCTCGGCGCGGGCCTCGCCGACGAACTGCACCTGGTGGTCGCCCCGTTCTTCGTCGGTGACCGCCGCGCGCCGCGCTTCCCCGGCGAGGGCCGGTTCCCGTGGCACCCCGGCCGTCGCGCGGGCCTGGCGGAGGTCCGCCAGATCGGCGACGTCGTCCTGCTGCGCTACGCCCTGTCGGGGCGCTGCCCCGACGCGTGA
- a CDS encoding GTP cyclohydrolase II: MSEALPVATIRTQVTVPLRFPDGYATTARVFSFHGLVDGREHLAFGLGDWSAGVDRAAAGGPPPLVRPHSECLTGDVFGSQRCDCGPQLREAVERIAAAGGLLLYLRQEGRGIGLYAKLDAYALQDAGLDTYEANLALGRGADERNYTVAAQMLAALGAERVALLSNNPDKADQLRRLGIEVAERVPTGLHLSDANAGYLAAKVDRAAHTIDLPFVR, translated from the coding sequence ATGTCCGAAGCACTGCCTGTCGCGACCATCCGGACCCAGGTGACGGTCCCGCTGCGCTTCCCCGACGGCTACGCGACCACGGCCCGGGTGTTCTCGTTCCACGGCCTCGTCGACGGCCGGGAACACCTCGCGTTCGGGCTCGGCGACTGGTCGGCCGGGGTGGACCGGGCCGCCGCCGGCGGGCCGCCGCCGCTGGTGCGCCCGCACAGCGAGTGCCTGACCGGGGACGTGTTCGGCAGCCAGCGGTGCGACTGCGGGCCGCAGTTGCGCGAGGCGGTCGAGCGGATCGCCGCCGCCGGTGGGCTCCTGCTCTACCTGCGTCAGGAGGGGCGCGGCATCGGCCTGTACGCGAAGCTCGACGCGTACGCCCTCCAGGACGCCGGGCTGGACACCTACGAGGCGAACCTGGCGCTGGGCCGGGGCGCGGACGAACGGAACTACACGGTCGCCGCGCAGATGCTGGCGGCCCTGGGCGCCGAGCGGGTGGCCCTGCTCAGCAACAACCCGGACAAGGCCGACCAGCTGCGCCGGCTCGGCATCGAGGTGGCCGAGCGGGTGCCGACCGGGCTGCACCTGTCCGACGCCAACGCCGGCTACCTCGCGGCCAAGGTGGACCGCGCCGCCCACACCATCGACCTCCCGTTCGTCCGGTGA
- a CDS encoding lysylphosphatidylglycerol synthase transmembrane domain-containing protein yields MIVQGGPGLPASTEPAASPATRVGRLPRSFWGWARTLAGVAVLAALLWRLGSGPFLAGLRLIDGTALAAALGIGLVTTVCAAWRWSLVAAGLGVRLPLRAAVAHCYRAVFLNSTLPGGVLGDVDRAVRHGRDCGDVSRGVRAVVWERTAGQAVTVVLAVGVLAAFPSPVRPYLPVAAALLVVAGLGAVLLGRVAPRSGASGWARALRTAVADVRSGVLGRRTWAGVLVASAVVLAGHLATFVVAARTAGSAAPLARLLPLTLLALLAMILPLNVGGFGPREGVAAWAFAAAGLTAGQGVAAATVYGALALVASLPGGVVLLVRRLPRPAAPGVVPPAPVATARVARWVSRPARTGVHG; encoded by the coding sequence ATGATCGTGCAGGGAGGACCGGGTTTGCCAGCGAGCACGGAACCGGCGGCGTCGCCCGCCACACGCGTCGGCCGGCTGCCCCGGTCGTTCTGGGGGTGGGCGCGCACCCTCGCCGGGGTGGCGGTGCTGGCCGCCCTGCTGTGGCGGCTGGGCAGCGGCCCGTTCCTCGCCGGCCTGCGCCTGATCGACGGCACGGCCCTCGCGGCGGCGCTGGGCATCGGCCTGGTCACCACCGTCTGCGCCGCGTGGCGGTGGAGCCTGGTCGCCGCCGGGCTGGGCGTCCGGCTGCCGCTGCGCGCGGCGGTGGCGCACTGCTACCGGGCCGTGTTCCTCAACTCCACCCTGCCCGGCGGGGTGCTCGGCGACGTCGACCGCGCGGTGCGCCACGGCCGCGACTGCGGGGACGTCAGCCGCGGCGTGCGGGCCGTGGTCTGGGAGCGCACGGCGGGCCAGGCGGTCACGGTGGTCCTCGCGGTGGGCGTGCTGGCCGCGTTCCCGTCGCCGGTGCGGCCGTACCTGCCGGTGGCGGCGGCGCTGCTCGTCGTCGCCGGCCTGGGCGCGGTGCTGCTGGGGCGCGTCGCGCCCCGGTCGGGGGCGTCGGGGTGGGCGCGGGCGCTGCGCACCGCCGTGGCCGACGTCCGCTCCGGGGTGCTGGGGCGGCGGACCTGGGCCGGCGTGCTGGTCGCCTCCGCCGTGGTGCTGGCGGGCCACCTGGCCACGTTCGTCGTCGCGGCCCGCACGGCGGGCTCCGCCGCGCCGCTTGCCCGGCTGCTGCCGCTGACGCTGCTCGCCCTGCTCGCGATGATCCTGCCGCTGAATGTGGGCGGGTTCGGGCCGCGCGAGGGGGTGGCCGCGTGGGCGTTCGCCGCCGCCGGACTGACCGCCGGGCAGGGCGTCGCCGCCGCCACCGTGTACGGGGCGTTGGCGCTGGTGGCGAGCCTGCCCGGGGGCGTGGTGCTGCTGGTCCGCCGGCTCCCGCGGCCCGCCGCGCCCGGCGTCGTGCCCCCGGCCCCCGTCGCCACCGCCCGCGTCGCCCGGTGGGTGTCGCGTCCGGCGCGCACCGGCGTGCACGGTTGA
- a CDS encoding methyltransferase domain-containing protein translates to MSDGDDTAAFAGWLRMREPADAAARAAALLTPVRRRLAGDRPVVIHDLGAGTGSMGRWLAPRLPGPQHWVLHDRDPGLLARARAALAGLAASGGGAVTVETRQGDITRLSAADLADASLVTASALLDMLTAEEVGRIVAACADRPTLFTLTVVGRVRLTPADPLDADVAAAFDDHQRRVVPGRGALLGPDAVAACVAAFARRGVDVLTRPSPWRLGPDRAELTAEWFTGWLGAAREQRPELTGRTTAYGRTRRAAARAGTLDVLVDHADLLAGCG, encoded by the coding sequence ATGAGCGACGGCGACGACACCGCCGCCTTCGCCGGCTGGCTGCGGATGCGGGAGCCCGCCGACGCGGCGGCCCGCGCGGCGGCCCTGCTGACGCCGGTGCGCCGACGCCTCGCCGGCGACCGGCCGGTCGTGATCCACGACCTGGGCGCCGGCACCGGGTCGATGGGGCGCTGGTTGGCCCCCCGGCTGCCCGGCCCGCAGCACTGGGTGCTCCACGACCGCGACCCCGGCCTGCTGGCGCGGGCCCGGGCCGCCCTGGCGGGCCTCGCCGCCTCCGGCGGCGGCGCGGTCACCGTGGAGACCCGGCAGGGTGACATCACCCGGCTGTCCGCCGCCGACCTCGCCGACGCGTCCCTGGTCACCGCGTCGGCGCTGCTGGACATGCTCACCGCCGAGGAGGTCGGGCGGATCGTGGCGGCCTGCGCCGACCGGCCCACCCTGTTCACCCTCACGGTGGTCGGCCGGGTGCGGCTGACCCCCGCCGACCCGCTGGACGCCGACGTCGCCGCCGCGTTCGACGACCACCAGCGGCGCGTCGTACCCGGCCGGGGCGCGCTGCTCGGCCCCGACGCCGTCGCCGCCTGCGTGGCCGCGTTCGCCCGCCGCGGCGTCGACGTGCTGACCCGGCCGAGCCCGTGGCGGCTCGGCCCGGACCGCGCCGAGCTGACCGCCGAGTGGTTCACCGGCTGGCTGGGCGCCGCCCGTGAGCAGCGCCCCGAGCTGACCGGCCGCACCACGGCGTACGGCCGAACCCGGCGGGCCGCCGCCCGCGCCGGTACGCTCGACGTCCTGGTCGACCACGCCGACCTGCTCGCCGGCTGCGGGTGA
- a CDS encoding glycosyltransferase family 4 protein produces MHVVLPGDIDDPATPSGGNHYDRRACAALADAGWRVHEHPVPGDWPTPGPAARADLAARLAALPDGAVALLDGLVASVTPQELRAQAGRLRLVVLVHMPRDDDAEARALAVATAVVATSEWTRRRLIDRYGLPAGRVHVAAPGVDPAPLAGGTAAGTALLCVATVAPHKGHDVLLAALATVADLPWRCACVGALTRDPAHVRRLRRQAAGSGLTGRVELLGPRTGPALSAAYAAADLLVLASRGETYGMVVTEALARGIPVLATDVGGVSEALGRAPGGERPGLLVPPGDPAALAGALRAWLGDAGLRERLRRAARARRPALTDWSTTSTILAAVLKGAAA; encoded by the coding sequence GTGCACGTGGTGCTCCCCGGCGACATCGACGACCCGGCCACGCCCAGCGGCGGCAACCACTACGACCGCCGGGCCTGCGCCGCGCTGGCCGACGCCGGCTGGCGGGTCCACGAGCATCCGGTGCCCGGCGACTGGCCGACGCCCGGCCCGGCCGCGCGGGCCGACCTCGCCGCCCGGCTCGCCGCCCTGCCCGACGGCGCGGTGGCGCTCCTCGACGGCCTCGTCGCCTCGGTCACGCCGCAGGAGCTGCGGGCGCAGGCCGGCAGGCTGCGGCTCGTCGTGCTGGTGCACATGCCGCGCGACGACGACGCCGAGGCCCGCGCCCTGGCCGTCGCCACGGCCGTCGTCGCCACCAGCGAGTGGACCCGCCGCCGGCTGATCGACCGGTACGGGCTGCCCGCCGGCCGGGTCCACGTCGCCGCGCCGGGGGTCGACCCCGCCCCGCTCGCCGGCGGCACGGCCGCCGGAACGGCGCTGCTCTGCGTCGCGACCGTCGCCCCGCACAAGGGGCACGACGTGCTGCTGGCCGCCCTGGCGACGGTGGCGGACCTGCCGTGGCGGTGCGCCTGCGTCGGCGCGCTGACCCGCGACCCCGCCCACGTGCGGCGGCTGCGCCGGCAGGCCGCCGGGTCCGGCCTGACCGGGCGGGTGGAACTGCTCGGGCCGCGCACCGGTCCCGCCCTGTCCGCCGCGTACGCCGCCGCCGACCTGCTGGTGCTGGCCTCGCGCGGCGAGACGTACGGGATGGTCGTCACCGAGGCCCTCGCGCGGGGCATCCCGGTGCTGGCCACCGACGTCGGCGGCGTGTCCGAGGCGCTGGGCCGCGCCCCCGGCGGCGAACGCCCCGGCCTGCTGGTGCCGCCCGGCGACCCGGCGGCGCTGGCCGGCGCGCTGCGCGCCTGGCTGGGCGACGCCGGCCTGCGGGAGCGGCTGCGCCGCGCCGCCCGCGCCCGCCGGCCGGCCCTGACCGACTGGTCGACCACCTCCACCATTCTCGCGGCGGTCCTGAAGGGAGCGGCGGCATGA
- a CDS encoding 6-pyruvoyl trahydropterin synthase family protein: MFSVTVRDHMMIAHSFRGDVFGPAQRLHGATFVVDATFRRPDLDADGIVVDIGLATEQLRAVLGELTYRNLDDEPAFAGVNTTTEVLARTVADRLADRVRAGDLGAGAQGLAGITVTLHESHVAWASYERPL, translated from the coding sequence GTGTTCAGCGTGACCGTCCGCGATCACATGATGATCGCCCACAGCTTCCGCGGCGACGTCTTCGGCCCGGCGCAGCGCCTGCACGGGGCCACCTTCGTCGTCGACGCCACGTTCCGCCGGCCCGACCTCGACGCCGACGGCATCGTCGTCGACATCGGCCTGGCCACCGAGCAGCTGCGTGCCGTCCTCGGCGAGCTGACCTACCGCAACCTCGACGACGAGCCCGCGTTCGCCGGGGTGAACACCACCACGGAGGTGCTGGCCCGCACGGTCGCCGACCGGCTCGCCGACCGGGTGCGCGCGGGCGACCTCGGCGCGGGCGCGCAAGGGCTGGCCGGGATCACCGTCACCCTGCACGAGTCGCACGTCGCCTGGGCCAGCTACGAGCGGCCCCTGTGA
- a CDS encoding zinc-dependent alcohol dehydrogenase — MTGEAYAFWLREPGVGEIRPAALPTPGPDEVLVRARYSGVSRGTETLVFAGRVPVDQHTAMRAPFQEGDFPAPVKYGYLSVGVVEQGPAGLRGRTVFCLHPHQSAYVVPASAVVPVPDGVPAARAVLAGTVETAVNALWDAPPLLGDRVSVVGAGMVGCGVAALLARFPGVRVELVDADPARATVAAALGVDFATPERATGGRDLVVHASATSEGLQRSLELLAPEGTALELSWYGDRAVRLSLGGAFHSGRLTVRSSQVGMVAPARRGSRTHADRLALALELLADPAFDALLTGSSPFAELPDVLAGLTDGSLPALCHLITYQESDPCSA, encoded by the coding sequence GTGACCGGCGAGGCGTACGCGTTCTGGCTGCGTGAGCCCGGGGTGGGGGAGATCCGCCCGGCGGCGCTGCCCACCCCCGGCCCCGACGAGGTGCTGGTGCGGGCCCGCTACTCGGGCGTCAGCCGGGGCACCGAGACCCTCGTCTTCGCCGGCCGGGTCCCGGTCGACCAGCACACCGCGATGCGCGCCCCGTTCCAGGAGGGCGACTTCCCGGCCCCCGTGAAGTACGGCTACCTCAGCGTCGGCGTCGTCGAGCAGGGCCCGGCCGGGCTGCGCGGGCGGACCGTGTTCTGCCTGCACCCGCACCAGAGCGCGTACGTCGTGCCGGCCTCGGCCGTGGTGCCGGTGCCCGACGGGGTGCCGGCGGCCCGCGCCGTGCTCGCCGGCACCGTGGAGACCGCCGTGAACGCCCTGTGGGACGCGCCGCCGCTGCTCGGTGACCGGGTGAGCGTCGTCGGCGCGGGCATGGTCGGCTGCGGCGTCGCCGCGCTGCTCGCCCGCTTCCCCGGGGTGCGCGTCGAGCTGGTCGACGCCGACCCCGCCCGGGCCACCGTCGCCGCCGCGCTCGGCGTCGACTTCGCCACCCCCGAGCGGGCCACCGGCGGGCGCGACCTGGTGGTGCACGCCAGCGCCACCTCCGAGGGGTTGCAGCGGTCGCTGGAGCTGCTCGCCCCGGAGGGCACGGCGCTGGAGCTGAGCTGGTACGGCGACCGCGCGGTGCGGCTGTCGCTGGGCGGGGCGTTCCACTCCGGCCGGTTGACCGTGCGCAGCAGCCAGGTGGGCATGGTCGCCCCGGCCCGCCGGGGCAGCCGCACGCACGCCGACCGGCTCGCCCTCGCCCTGGAGCTGCTCGCCGACCCCGCCTTCGACGCGCTGCTCACCGGCAGCTCGCCGTTCGCGGAACTGCCCGACGTGCTCGCCGGCCTCACCGACGGCAGCCTGCCCGCCCTGTGCCACCTCATCACCTACCAGGAGAGTGACCCGTGTTCAGCGTGA